The following are encoded together in the Babylonia areolata isolate BAREFJ2019XMU chromosome 18, ASM4173473v1, whole genome shotgun sequence genome:
- the LOC143293013 gene encoding uncharacterized protein LOC143293013 yields the protein MGMKRFSAPPALGSHHPPSHQPPPPLTDDVSITFPAPSSSSSSSPSQAILLHHHHHQHHHHAKGKGSHPPPSQQQQQQQQSKHQQFNNQHHKHSSHQHKHHTSPHHHHHQHHHHNHLNHHHHHHHHLNHLAQHDTGKRVKTEQTFESLFDTETHSDVTVNVNGDEYLFHAHRMVLAMKSEVFAAMLTKLDNNSSDNSNNRKTTTTTTTTTQDLEIPGGVLGDSRAVLHVHEDAECSQVFSRFLYFLYSGSVWLHPDYVLPLCRLAHRYQVRALKDHCQSYILQVLAKSCHSPPPGANHNNNNTNSTITHNHCPSSLSLTPSPNANSPPPYMGLGFSLDVVCDIYEDEAFEGDVRQTAHRLLCCQFRQLVRSERWPRCSVASVCGLISGDGCNVEENVILMAATDFMKKRQLSDKKQIEDILSHIRYPRLNRRVLYHLQKNGSFQNFPHIQDLMVRALMFHSFRDLPEAKDDFRGTQFRPRMSSSSNASPNRRASMHVATCGLSDGHPEEADLSDSDYSLEPLTGVAPVTAVAQIRQSQV from the coding sequence ATGGGGATGAAGCGGTTCAGTGCGCCCCCAGCTCTCGGCTCCCACCACCCGCCCTCCCACCAGCCCCCGCCGCCCCTCACTGATGACGTGTCCAtcaccttccccgccccctcctcctcctcctcctcttccccctcccaggccatcctcctccaccaccaccaccaccagcaccaccaccacgcgAAGGGCAAAGgatcacacccaccaccatcacagcagcaacaacaacaacagcagagcaAGCATCAACAGTTCAACAACCAACACCATAAACACTCCTCGcatcaacacaaacatcacacttcaccgcaccaccaccaccaccaacaccaccaccacaaccacctcaaccaccaccaccaccaccaccaccacctcaaccacctCGCCCAACACGACACGGGCAAGCGCGTCAAAACGGAGCAGACCTTCGAGTCGCTCTTTGACACGGAGACGCACAGCGATGTGACAGTGAACGTGAACGGCGACGAGTACCTGTTCCACGCGCACCGCATGGTCCTCGCCATGAAGAGCGAGGTGTTCGCCGCCATGCTCACCAAGctggacaacaacagcagcgacaacagcaacaacaggaagacgacgacgacgacaacaacaacaacccaggatCTGGAGATTCccggaggggtgttgggggattCCCGCGCCGTGTTGCACGTGCATGAAGACGCAGAGTGCAGTCAGGTGTTTTCGCGCTTCCTGTACTTCCTGTACAGCGGCTCCGTGTGGCTGCACCCGGACTACGTGCTTCCGTTGTGCCGCCTGGCGCACAGGTACCAGGTGAGAGCGCTGAAGGACCACTGCCAGAGCTACATCCTGCAAGTGCTGGCCAAGTCCTGCCACAGCCCACCCCCTGGcgccaaccacaacaacaacaacaccaactccACCATCACCCACAACCACTGCCCCTCatcactctccctcaccccatccccgaaCGCCAACTCCCCGCCGCCCTACATGGGCCTAGGCTTCAGCCTGGACGTGGTCTGCGACATCTACGAGGACGAAGCTTTCGAAGGCGACGTCCGGCAGACGGCGCACCGCCTCCTGTGCTGCCAGTTCCGCCAGCTGGTCCGCTCGGAGCGCTGGCCTCGCTGCAGTGTGGCGTCGGTCTGCGGGCTGATCTCGGGCGACGGGTGCAACGTGGAGGAGAACGTAATCCTGATGGCGGCCACGGACTTCATGAAGAAGCGGCAGTTGTCGGACAAGAAGCAGATCGAGGACATCCTGTCGCACATCCGCTACCCGCGACTCAACCGCCGCGTGCTGTACCACCTGCAGAAGAACGGCAGCTTCCAGAACTTCCCGCACATCCAGGATCTCATGGTGCGCGCGCTCATGTTCCACAGCTTCAGGGATCTCCCAGAAGCCAAGGACGACTTCCGGGGCACCCAGTTCCGGCCGCgcatgagcagcagcagcaacgcgtCGCCTAACCGGCGGGCCTCCATGCATGTGGCCACGTGCGGGCTGTCGGACGGTCACCCGGAGGAGGCGGACCTGAGCGATTCGGATTACTCGCTGGAGCCGTTGACTGGTGTTGCCCCCGTCACCGCTGTGGCTCAGATACGGCAGTCCCAGGTGTGA